The Brevinema andersonii genome segment TGATTTTCTCTTGAAGTATTTTTATCAACTCATATTTTTGTCTAACTGAGCATTCTGCTCTTTACCAAACTCTTGAATAACAAAGATATCCGCAACAATGATATCTCCTCCACTCATTTTAAGATTCTGCATCTATTTTAAATTTCTTGATTGACTGTTCCAAATACATCCCCACGCTTTTTCCAAAAAACACCAGGACTCCATCATATTTGTAGAAGTCAAGTTACTGATACAAATTTCGTTATTAATTCCGGCGGCTCTTTTATGTGAGAGTAACAAATAGAGTCTACACTATATATTCCGTACTGACAGAATTCGAAACCTTGCTGTGAGTTAAAAATGCCTCATCATTACGGAGTAACCTTGACAGCTTCCAATAAAAACTAATAGAAGCCGAATATAAAACGAATCCCACTGCACAGAAATAACCAATGCACAAAACACCTCTACATTAAATATTATACCTATACCGCACCGTCCCCAATATTGATGAGACTCAAACTAGCAGTATTCTCTACCCAAATCCAATCCCTAATTCTTCATTCTTACAATAGAATAAAACAGCTGATCTTGAAAACGAGGAGGTTTTATTCTATTAGTTTTTATTTAGTTAATAGCTTTATATTTTCAAAGTAATATATTAATCAGAATTAGATTTTGCTAAGTATTTAAAAAATATAGTATCTTGAGGATTTTCTGTTGTAAAAGTCATTAATATCCAATATCCAATAGGATATTCTCCCTTAAAAGCAAGTCCTTCACACCGAGCAATATTATCATTTTGTAGGTTCAAATCATTGCGATTAAATGTACTAAAACAATCCTTAAGAGGTGCTATACCATAAACAATAAAATATTTGATTTGATTATAAAAAAATCTTATATTACTTCTAAAAGTAATCACAATGAACAATATCAAGATTCCCTTTCTGATCAAAGAAACCGATGTTAATAGATATTTTAACATCAAAACTAATAAAATAAACCATGCAATAATATTTGTACGTACAAAATTAGCATCTACATAAGCATATCCCCAAAAAGAAACACCAATGAAAATAATAGGAATTGTCCAGTACAAATAGCATTTTTTATATTGATTAAAAATCAAAATCATAAATATCCCAAACTGAATTAAATAAGACAACAATAAGTCAGGAATTTTATCAATAGAATAAGAGAAAAAATGTAACCCATCGGTTGAGGTACTATTTGTAGATAAATAAAGATATAATATTGGAAAAAAGATAATAAAAGACAAAATATTTTGTATACATAATATTTCTGACCATGATATTTTTTTGTTCTTAATAGTATCATTCAAAAAATACGCAATCATAAAAATACCAATACTAATAAAAGTATAAGGCGAATAAAAAATAATAGACGAAGCTAAAAAAATGAAATTTTTCATACCTTTTTCATGAAGAAATAACATTCCTAACAACCAAATAGCAATAGCTTGATTAAAAATATAACGTAATTGAACAGAACTGGATAAAAGTACAGTAAAAGTATCATAAGTTCGAAAAGAAAATAATGACTTAAATGGTAATTCATAAAAGAAAATAAAAATAATAACAAAAATAATGAAAAATTTATTAAAAACTTTTAAATAAAAACATAAAAATAAAAACATCAATAAAATTCCCAGTGCAGTCCATAATACTAAAGCAATCTGCGCTGCATACCAACCAAACACTTTACCAATTAAAGCAGGAACTATCCAATGACCAAGATAATATACAATAGCACGCCCATTTTCTGGATAAATAACAGGCCAAGAAAATTTTATTAAATCCATAAATAAAGGATTTCGACCTCCAAAATCTCTACTTTGCAAAAAAACATTTCCTATTCCAGAAACTAATGGCCATACAATTGCTACTATTATTAAAAACAGAAAAATATAGGTTGGGATATTTATAAGGTCCCCCTCCGCTACTGTATTTCTATACATTATTAACAATAAAAGTATAGAAAGAGATAATAAAAAAACAGAAATTTTCCAATTAACCCAAGTCGCCAAAAACAAAAAACAGGGAGAGCTTAAATATAAATAACTTAGCATCTTAACTGTAGATAATTTTACTTTTAGTGTCTTAGAAAATATATTATGCATTGTTACCTCATACCTTTGAAAATTCATTTTCATATTTTGTCAAGATCTTAATAATTAATAAAAATTGTACCATATTCTATTATTTTGTGTCAATAAATTTTTAGAAGAGAAGAAATATTTAATAAGATTGTATCTATAATCAACTCTCTTGAAATAAGACTAGATTTATAATATAATAATATCATATTCTCATAAAATACCAATTACTTTCAAAGTATTTGTATAGGGACAATAAATGAGTTATATTAATATATTACAAAAAATCAAATATTCTTACATGCTGTTTTGTTTGCTCTTTTGGGTCATATTATTATTTATAATGGATTACCAACTGCATTGCAAATAACAAATTATCCTCCAGGACCTCCTGATAAGCTTGATATATTTTATCTTCCGTAAATATATACTATATCAAAGATAATACTTTCGAAGCACCTCCTCGTTCTCTCAATTTAGATCTTCTGAAACCTAAAACAGAATATCCTGGAGATAATCATCTTTTACTGCCTATATATCGAGCTGTCAAATCAGGTCTCCACCTATCGAATTTAGGTTACAATGAAGGTTTTGCTAAAAAAGATGAATCAAAGGAGAATATTTTTGAATATAAATCATTATTTTCATCAAATTGGAACAATATGGCAGAAATTTTATATTTTCTAATTCCTCAACATTTAAAATATATTTCTACTCCCGAACAAGAATGGGAATTAGCACAATGGTTGGCTAATTTTCGTTTCTTTCTGGCATATTTTCATTTATTGGGATTAATTTTATTATTTTTAATATTCTATAATAGATTAGGAAAAAAATATGCATGGGCTCTTGGTATTGTTTTTGTTTTTCATCCTGGAATTTTATTCACTGCAAGCAATCTTTATTATTTTACTCTTGGTCATCTTTTTTTTATTAGTTATGTTGTATATGCCTATCCAATATTGTGGGCACATTATACATATAAAAATTTATTACTTTATATTTTAGGATTTACAGTTATTTCAGTTATCTTCAGTTTTTTTGGTTCTTTGTATTATCTATTATATACATGGGCACCTGCTATTGCTTTAATGTTTTTAATGGACATGTGCCAGATCATTAATAAATCTGATGGACATATCAATATGTTTCTCAAGTACTATCTAGATCATTTTTAAATATTATTTTAACAGCACTAATATCATTAGTTTTTATGTTCATTATATTTTATAATGAAATAAAGCAAATGATTACTCTTTATCGCCCGGAAGCAATTGATATTTTCAAGTCACGCAGAAATGAAAATTTTATGCATACTGTTTTTCTTAATAATCCAGCACAAGGATCTCATACTTTGTATAAAATAAGCAATACATATGAATTCATAAAACACTATTTTATATATTTATCCCATATCTTAAATAGCGCTACTACTTTGCCTGGATTATGGATTGAACGGTTTATGCCTTCTTTGCTGCAATTTTTTCCTCCCTTTCTTTTATCATTAAAATTATGGCGTTTTCTTATGTTATTTATAATAATAAGTATGATAACTTGGCTAAAAACAAGAAATAAAGAAATTTTAAAAATTTTCCAATATTTTTTAGCAGGGATATTTACTTTTTTATTATGGACATTAGGATTAAATTTAATTTCAACAGTAGCTGCATCTCATAGATCTGTTATGACTGGCTGGATTTATTCATATTACATTAACATAGCTGTAGCTATCTTAATATGCAAATTATGGGAAACAACACATTAAATGTTACCAAATATATTAAAATAATTTTATTTTTTAAAAGATAAGAATTTAGAAGGGATTGATTTTTATAAATACAATAAAAATAAGCACTTAAATTAAATTTTCGCTTCTTGACAAATCAAAAAAATAACTTTATAATAAGCTAATATTACTATATAATATTGGCTTATTATAAAGTAAATAATATTCTTAGATAATTCAATTTTTAATATCATAAGAAAATATTCGACGAATAACTTTATTATAAAATAATGACATTATATTTTATACCTAGAATATAAAAATATATTTTCTGTTATTTATAAAGAGGTAAATATTAAATGTATTTATACTACGATTCTAAAACAGGCAATGTTCAACGTTTCATTAATAAATTACAACAAAAACAACCTATATGGGTTTATATCAAAATTCAAAGTGATATGAAAATTGAATATCAAGGACACTTATTCACTTATACTACTGATTTTGGCGAAATTCCACTTACAACAAGAAAGTTTTTAGAAACAGAAAATAATGCATCAAAGATTCAATCAATTAGTTCAAGTGGTAATATGAATTGGGGGCCACTTTACGGATTAGCAGCAGACAAAATTTCAGAACAATTTAACATTCCTATTTTTATGAAATTTGAATTATCAGGAACTCCTCAAGAAGTCGAATATGCAATAAATAATCTGGAGAAATACTATGAAAACTCAAAAATGGATCTACTTAAATAACGAAATAATGATCAAAAAAGATGGTCAATTCCAGCTCGAAAAAGATAAAGAAGCCGTCTATTCTTATTTTGTTGATTATGTTAATAAAAATACTGTTTTTTTTCATAACTTACAAGAAAAAATGGATTATCTTATAAAAAACGATTATTATATTGATTTTTATGAGATGTACACTTTAGAGGAAATGAAGCAAGTATTTGATTTAGTATATAATAAAAAATTTCGCTTTCCTTCTTTTATGAGTGCTTTTAAATTTTATCAGAGTTATGCTCTTAGAGACAATAGTGGCGAAAAATTTTTAGAACGTTATGAAGACAGACTAGCTGTCGTAGCTTTATTTCTAGCACAAGGAAACCTTCAAAAAGCATTAGAATATGCAGAAATACTTATTAACCAAGAATACCAACCTGCCACTCCAACTTTTCTAAACGCAGGAAAAAAAAGATCCGGAGAATTAGTATCATGCTTTTTAGATGAGATGGGAGATAGTTTAAGCGATATTGGTTATATCATTGACTCATCAATGAAATTATCCTCTATAGGCGGTGGCGTATCCATTAATCTTTCCAAAATAAGAGCACGTAGTGAAGCTATCAAAGACATTGATAATCGTGCATCAGGAATCTTACCTGTGATGAAAATTTTAGAGGATATTTTTTCTTACGCTAATCAATTAGGTCAGAGACCAGGAGCTGGCGCTACTTATCTTAATGTATTCCATTCTGATATTAATGAGTTTTTAGACTGTAAAAAAATCAATGTAGATGAAAAAATTCGAATTAAATCTTTATCAATTGGTATAATTATCCCAGATAAATTTATTGAATTAGCTGTTAAAGATGAAATCTGCTATACATTTTACCCTCATACTGTATTCTTAGAGTATGGCCAATATCTTGATGAGATGGATATGAATGAAATGTATGATGAGTTAGTAAACAATCCAAATGTAAAAAAGAAAAGAATTAATGCACGTGATCTCTTAGTAAAAATTTCCCAGACACAAAAGGAAAGCGGTTATCCTTATTTATTTTTCAAAGATAATGCTAATAAAGAACATGCCTTAAAAGAAATTGGCAGCATTAAATTTTCAAATCTATGTACTGAAATCATGCAACTTTCCGAAGTATCAGAAATACATAACTATTACGAACAAGATACTATTAAACGTGGTATTTCTTGTAATTTAGGTTCCTTAAATATTGTCCCTGTTATGGAAAATAAAAGAATTCGAGAAGTTGTCCGAACAGCAATCGATACTCTGACTACGGTTTCCGATTTAACAGATATTAATATGGTTCCTTCTATTAAAAAAGCAAATGATGAATTGCATAGCGTTGGCTTAGGAGCAATGAATTTACATGGATTTTTCGCTAAAAATTTAATTATGTATGAAAGTCGCGAAGCATTAGATTTTTGTAATATTTTCTTTATGATGGTAAATTACTACTCTCTAGAAAGATCTATGGAAATTGCAAAAGAAAAGGGGGAAACTTTCAAGGATTTTGAAAAATCTGAGTATGCCAACGGTAATTATTTCAATAAATATACAGAAAATGCTATTGTCCCTCAAACAGAAAAAGTAAAAGAATTATTTGAAGGTATCTGCATTCCAACTAAGGATGATTGGAATAACTTAAAACAACAAATAATGAAACATGGTATTTATAATGCGTATCGATTAGCTATTGCACCCAATCAATCTACAGCATATATATTGAATGCTACCGCTTCGGTAATGCCTATTACAGACACCATAGAAGTACGTGAATATGGGGATAGCACTACATTCTACCCTATGCCTTATCTGAACCACAACAATATGCTTATCTATAAATCTGCTTATCATATGGATCAAAAAAAGATCCTTAAATTAGTATCAGTGATCCAAAGACATGTCGACCAAGGTATTTCAACTATTTTATATACTAAAAGTACAGATGCTACTAGAGATTTAGTGAGATTATACATTTATGCTCATAAATTGGGCTTAAAATCTTTATATTACACGCGTATTAGAAAATCCACTATTGAAGAATGTCTTGCATGCGCTGTATAAAATAACTTTGTGAGAGAAAAAATGAGAGAATATATTTATAAAGCAGTTAATTGGAATACACCAGAAAATGATTATGTAGAAATGTTTTGGGAGCAGAATTTAAGACAATTTTGGATTGATACAGAATATATTCCTTCCAAAGATATTGATAGTTGGCATTCTTTAGAACCCGAAATGAAATTAGCATATCTTCGTGTTTTAGGCGGGTTAACTCTTTTAGATACTCTACAAAGTCATACTGGTATGCCTAAAATTATTGATCATGTAGATTCATTGCAATGTCGGTCTGTTTTATCTTATATGTGTATGATGGAAACCATACATGCCAAATCATATTCGACCATATTCACTACTGTAGCTTCTACAGCTGAGATTAATGAAACATTCCATTGGGTTGAAGAGGATAAATATTTACAATACAAAGCAAAAAAAATTGATTTTTATTACCAAAAAATGAATAATCCAGATGCAACGAAAAAAGATATTTATATGGCATTATGTGCTTCTGTATATTTAGAAACATATCTTTTTTATAGTGGATTTTTTTTACCTTTGTGGCTAGCAGGTCAAGGTCAAATGGTTGCCAGCAGCGATATCATTAAAAAGATAATTGCTGATGAGTCTCTCCATGGAATTTTTGTTGGATTACTTTCTCAAGAAATATATAAAACATTTACTGAATTTGAAAAAGAAACAATTAAAAAAGAATTAGATGAACTTTTATATGATTTATATGAGAATGAAATAAAGTATACTGACGAAATTTATACAGATATTGGATTAGCTACAGAAGTTAAAGAATATATTCGTTATAATGCCAATAAAGCTTTAATGAATCTTGGATTTGATCCTGTTTTTGAAATAAAAGAAATTAATCCTCTTGTTTTAAATGGTTTGAATGTTGAAACAACTCAACATGATTTTTTCTCCAAAAAATCTACTAATTATGAAAAAGTATTAGAAGTTATCCATCTTACAGATGAAGATTTTATATTTGACGAAGATATATCTACTGATGGGATTTAATAATCTGCCATTCTGTTAACATAATAGCAAAAACAATACAAATAATACCTAACATTTTATAAATCGTTAACATTTCACCAAAAAAGAAGACAGAGATAAAAACAGTAAATAAAGGTTGCATCGCTAAAATAATTCCTACTTTAATGATATTATCTTCTAATTTTTGCCCAATAGCTAGTAGTCCATAAGCAAGTAATGAAGCAATTAATGCAAGATATATCAAGGAGAAAATAGCAGGCATTGTCCATTGCTGGGGAAAACTTTCAAGAAAAAATCCAAAAATAAAAGCAATTACAGAACATGTAGCATTTTGAATAATCACCAAATAGAAAGGATATTTTTCTTCTTTATAAAAAATATTACCATAACTTAATTGAAATGCGACCCCAATTGCACATAATAAAGTTAAAAATACTCCTGTATTCCATATAAAAAGTGTTCCTTCGCGAATATTAAAAAAATATGTACCTAATAAAGAAATACAAACTGCAATAATATGAATCATATTTATTTTATGTTTAAAAAGAATAATACTAATAATTGGAATAAATACTAAATTTAATCCTGTAATAAAAGCACTAACGGAACTATCAATTGTTTTTAATCCGTAAGTTTGTAGTGAAAAGACTAAAAAAATCATAATTCCTAAAACAATACCATGATAAATGGTATATTTACTTATCTTTTTAAAATCAATAAAAAATAATAACAAAATTGCAATAGAAAACCTCAATCCGATAGTAAAAAAAGGAGGAACGCTCAAATCTACTAAAATTTTTTGAGCAATAAAAGCACTCCCCCAACAAAAAGAAGCTATATATAAAACAATAGTACCAATTAATTTTTTTCTATTTACCATTTCTATTCTGTCAAGTATTTTTTATATAATGTACCGATAGTACCATGATCCTTAAGTTTTGTAATTGCTTCATTTATCTTTTCTAATAATTCTTGATCTTGCAATCTAAGAGCAATAGCATAGTCTTCCTGCGTGCTTGAAGTAGCAACTAATTTCAAATCCGAATGCACCGAAACATAATTATGCGCTGTTTCAAAATCTATCACTAATGCATCAACTTTTTGTGCTTGTAATGCTAATATTGCTGATGAGACGTTATTAAATCTTTCTACATTAACATACTTCATTTCTGAAATCAAAATATCTCCAGTAAATCCTAAAACAACTCCTACTTTCTTATTTTGTAAATCCTCAAGAGTGTTAATATCGGTAGTAGTTTTATTTAAAATAATCATTTGTTCACGTGATGTATAATAAACTTGACTAAACGCAACTGATTTTCTTCTATCTTCTGTGATGGTCATGCCTGAAATAATAAGATCTACTTTTTTACTTTGCAACGCAGGAATTAGTCCATCAAAACTAATGTTCATAATTTTGATATCTTTTTTAATAAATTTAGCAATTTCATTAATTAAATCAATATCAAAACCAACAATCTTATCTTGGTCTATATACTCAAAAGGAGGAAATTCCGCATCCGTACCAACATAAAGTATATCCTGCTTTTTCAGTCCACATCCAGCAACCATAATACATAACATCCATAACCATTTCATATTTTTCATTATACCCTCTATCATTAATGATGTAATACTTTTTCTAAAAATTCCCTTGTCCTTTTGTGCGATGGATTACTAAAAAGCAAGGCAGGAGTATTATCTTCTAATATCTCACCATGGTCCATAAATAGAATACGTGATGCAATATTTCTTGCAAAACCCATTTCATGAGTTACAATTACCATAGTCATCCCCTCCTGTGCTAATGATTTTATTACATCTAACACTTCATTAACCATTTCCGGATCTAACGCTGATGTTGGTTCATCAAATAACATTAAATGCGGTTCCATTGCTAATGCTCTTGCAATAGCAATCCGTTGTTTTTGGCCTCCTGATAACTTATTAGGGTAATCGTTTATTTTATATAGAAGACCAACTTTCTCTAATAAAACAGAAGCTTTTTCCGTAGCAGATTCGATATTTTCATTTTTCACTAAAACAGGAGCTAAAATAAGATTTTCTAAAACTGTTTTATGAGGAAAAAGATTAAAATGTTGAAATACCATACCTACATTTTGTCGAATTTTATTAAGATCAATTTCTTTACTATGAATATTTTGATTTTCAACTAAAATTTCACCTCGATCAAACTGCTCTAATCCATTAATACATCTTAACAAAGTTGATTTCCCACTACCAGATGGACCTATAATTGATACAATTTCATTTTTTTCAATAGAAGTGTTAATATTTTTCAGTACTTCTATACCAGAAAATACCTTATATAAATTTTTAATTTCAATCACTAATACTTAACCTTTTCTCTATTTGCCTCATTAGTTTTGTAAAAATTGATGTTAACATAAGATATATTAAACCAACTAATAATAATGGTTCTATACCTCTATATGTTTGACTGGTAATAATATTGGCAGCACGTAATAAATCAA includes the following:
- a CDS encoding DMT family transporter; amino-acid sequence: MVNRKKLIGTIVLYIASFCWGSAFIAQKILVDLSVPPFFTIGLRFSIAILLLFFIDFKKISKYTIYHGIVLGIMIFLVFSLQTYGLKTIDSSVSAFITGLNLVFIPIISIILFKHKINMIHIIAVCISLLGTYFFNIREGTLFIWNTGVFLTLLCAIGVAFQLSYGNIFYKEEKYPFYLVIIQNATCSVIAFIFGFFLESFPQQWTMPAIFSLIYLALIASLLAYGLLAIGQKLEDNIIKVGIILAMQPLFTVFISVFFFGEMLTIYKMLGIICIVFAIMLTEWQIIKSHQ
- the nrdE gene encoding class 1b ribonucleoside-diphosphate reductase subunit alpha; its protein translation is MKTQKWIYLNNEIMIKKDGQFQLEKDKEAVYSYFVDYVNKNTVFFHNLQEKMDYLIKNDYYIDFYEMYTLEEMKQVFDLVYNKKFRFPSFMSAFKFYQSYALRDNSGEKFLERYEDRLAVVALFLAQGNLQKALEYAEILINQEYQPATPTFLNAGKKRSGELVSCFLDEMGDSLSDIGYIIDSSMKLSSIGGGVSINLSKIRARSEAIKDIDNRASGILPVMKILEDIFSYANQLGQRPGAGATYLNVFHSDINEFLDCKKINVDEKIRIKSLSIGIIIPDKFIELAVKDEICYTFYPHTVFLEYGQYLDEMDMNEMYDELVNNPNVKKKRINARDLLVKISQTQKESGYPYLFFKDNANKEHALKEIGSIKFSNLCTEIMQLSEVSEIHNYYEQDTIKRGISCNLGSLNIVPVMENKRIREVVRTAIDTLTTVSDLTDINMVPSIKKANDELHSVGLGAMNLHGFFAKNLIMYESREALDFCNIFFMMVNYYSLERSMEIAKEKGETFKDFEKSEYANGNYFNKYTENAIVPQTEKVKELFEGICIPTKDDWNNLKQQIMKHGIYNAYRLAIAPNQSTAYILNATASVMPITDTIEVREYGDSTTFYPMPYLNHNNMLIYKSAYHMDQKKILKLVSVIQRHVDQGISTILYTKSTDATRDLVRLYIYAHKLGLKSLYYTRIRKSTIEECLACAV
- a CDS encoding amino acid ABC transporter ATP-binding protein; translated protein: MIEIKNLYKVFSGIEVLKNINTSIEKNEIVSIIGPSGSGKSTLLRCINGLEQFDRGEILVENQNIHSKEIDLNKIRQNVGMVFQHFNLFPHKTVLENLILAPVLVKNENIESATEKASVLLEKVGLLYKINDYPNKLSGGQKQRIAIARALAMEPHLMLFDEPTSALDPEMVNEVLDVIKSLAQEGMTMVIVTHEMGFARNIASRILFMDHGEILEDNTPALLFSNPSHKRTREFLEKVLHH
- the nrdI gene encoding class Ib ribonucleoside-diphosphate reductase assembly flavoprotein NrdI, producing the protein MYLYYDSKTGNVQRFINKLQQKQPIWVYIKIQSDMKIEYQGHLFTYTTDFGEIPLTTRKFLETENNASKIQSISSSGNMNWGPLYGLAADKISEQFNIPIFMKFELSGTPQEVEYAINNLEKYYENSKMDLLK
- the nrdF gene encoding class 1b ribonucleoside-diphosphate reductase subunit beta: MREYIYKAVNWNTPENDYVEMFWEQNLRQFWIDTEYIPSKDIDSWHSLEPEMKLAYLRVLGGLTLLDTLQSHTGMPKIIDHVDSLQCRSVLSYMCMMETIHAKSYSTIFTTVASTAEINETFHWVEEDKYLQYKAKKIDFYYQKMNNPDATKKDIYMALCASVYLETYLFYSGFFLPLWLAGQGQMVASSDIIKKIIADESLHGIFVGLLSQEIYKTFTEFEKETIKKELDELLYDLYENEIKYTDEIYTDIGLATEVKEYIRYNANKALMNLGFDPVFEIKEINPLVLNGLNVETTQHDFFSKKSTNYEKVLEVIHLTDEDFIFDEDISTDGI
- a CDS encoding basic amino acid ABC transporter substrate-binding protein, with amino-acid sequence MKNMKWLWMLCIMVAGCGLKKQDILYVGTDAEFPPFEYIDQDKIVGFDIDLINEIAKFIKKDIKIMNISFDGLIPALQSKKVDLIISGMTITEDRRKSVAFSQVYYTSREQMIILNKTTTDINTLEDLQNKKVGVVLGFTGDILISEMKYVNVERFNNVSSAILALQAQKVDALVIDFETAHNYVSVHSDLKLVATSSTQEDYAIALRLQDQELLEKINEAITKLKDHGTIGTLYKKYLTE